One Saimiri boliviensis isolate mSaiBol1 chromosome 5, mSaiBol1.pri, whole genome shotgun sequence genomic window carries:
- the NFE2L2 gene encoding nuclear factor erythroid 2-related factor 2 isoform X1 codes for MMDLELPPPGLPSQQDMDLIDILWRQDIDLGVSREVFDFSQRRKEYELEKQKKLEKERQEQLQKEQEKAFFAQLQLDEETGEFLPIQPAQHIQSETSGSANYSQVAHIPKSDALYFDDCMQLLAQTFPFVDDNEVSSATFQSLVPDIPSHIESPVFIGTNQAQSRETSVAQAAPVDLDGMQQDIEQVWEELLSIPELQCLNIENDKLVETTMVPSPEAKATEVDNYHFYSSISSMEKEVGNCSPHFLNAFEDSFSGILSTEDPNQLTVNSLNSDATVNTDFGDEFYSTFIAEPGISNSMPSPATLSHSLSELLNGPIDVADLSLCKAFNQNHPESTAEFNDSDSGISLNTSASVASPEHSVESSSYGDTLLGLSDSEVEELDSAPGSVKQNGPKTQPVHSSGDVVQPLSPSQGHSTPMHDAQCENTPEKELPVSPGHQKTPFTKDKHSSRLDAHLTRDELRAKALHIPFPVEKIINLPVVDFNEMMSKEQFNEAQLALIRDIRRRGKNKVAAQNCRKRKLENIVELEQDLDHLKDEKEKLLKEKGENDKSLHLLKKQLSTLYLEVFSMLRDEHGKPYSPSEYSLQQTRDGNVFLVPKSKKPDVKKN; via the exons gACATGGATTTGATTGATATACTTTGGAGGCAAGATATAGATCTTGGGGTAAGTCGAGAAGTATTTGACTTCAGTCAGCGACGGAAAGAGTATGagctggaaaaacagaaaaaacttgaaaaggaaagacaagaaCAACTCcaaaaggagcaagagaaagcCTTTTTCGCTCAGTTACAACTAGATGAAGAGACAGGTGAATTTCTCCCAATTCAGCCAGCCCAGCACATCCAGTCAGAAACCAGTGGATCTGCCAACTACTCCCAG GTTGCCCACATTCCCAAATCAGATGCTTTGTACTTTGATGACTGCATGCAGCTTTTGGCGCAGACATTCCCGTTTGTAGATGACAATGAG GTTTCTTCGGCTACGTTTCAGTCGCTTGTTCCTGATATTCCTAGCCACATCGAGAGCCCAGTCTTCATTGGTACTAATCAGGCTCAGTCACGTGAAACTTCTGTTGCTCAGGCAGCCCCTGTTGATTTAGACGGTATGCAACAGGACATTGAACAAGTTTGGGAGGAGCTATtatccattcctgagttacag TGTCTTAACATTGAAAATGACAAGCTGGTTGAGACTACCATGGTTCCAAGTCCAGAAGCCAAAGCGACAGAAGTTGACAATTACCATTTTTACTCATCTATCTCTTCAATGGAAAAAGAAGTAGGTAACTGCAGTCCACATTTTCTTAATGCTTTTGAGGATTCCTTCAGCGGCATCCTCTCCACAGAAGACCCCAACCAGTTGACAGTGAACTCATTAAATTCAGATGCCACAGTCAACACAGATTTTGGTGATgaattttattctactttcatAGCCGAGCCTGGTATCAGCAACAGCATGCCTTCACCTGCTACTTTAAGCCATTCACTCTCTGAACTTCTAAATGGGCCCATTGATGTTGCTGATCTATCACTTTGCAAAGCTTTCAACCAAAACCACCCTGAAAGCACAGCAGAATTCAATGATTCTGATTCTGGCATTTCACTGAACACAAGTGCCAGTGTGGCATCACCAGAACACTCAGTGGAATCTTCCAGCTATGGAGACACACTGCTTGGCCTCAGTGATTCTGAAGTGGAAGAGCTAGATAGTGCCCCTGGAAGTGTCAAACAGAATGGTCCTAAAACACAACCAGTACATTCTTCTGGGGATGTGGTACAACCCCTGTCACCATCTCAGGGGCATAGCACTCCCATGCATGATGCCCAGTGTGAGAACACACCAGAGAAAGAACTGCCTGTAAGTCCTGGTCATCAAAAAACCCCATTCACAAAAGACAAACATTCAAGCCGCTTGGATGCTCATCTCACAAGAGATGAACTTAGGGCAAAAGCTCTCCATATCCCATTTCCTGTAGAAAAAATCATTAACCTCCCTGTTGTTGACTTCAACGAAATGATGTCCAAAGAGCAATTCAATGAAGCTCAACTTGCATTAATTCGAGATATACGTAGGAGGGGTAAGAATAAAGTGGCTGCTCAgaattgcagaaaaagaaaactggaaaatatagTAGAACTAGAGCAAGATTTAGAtcatttgaaagatgaaaaagaaaaattgctcaaagagaaaggagaaaatgacaAAAGCCTTCATCTGCTGAAGAAACAACTCAGCACTTTGTATCTCGAAGTCTTCAGCATGCTACGTGATGAGCACGGAAAACCTTATTCTCCTAGTGAATACTCCCTGCAGCAAACAAGAGATGGCAATGTTTTCCTTGTTCCCAAAAGTAAGAAGCCAGATGTTAAGAAAAACTAG
- the NFE2L2 gene encoding nuclear factor erythroid 2-related factor 2 isoform X2 — protein MDLIDILWRQDIDLGVSREVFDFSQRRKEYELEKQKKLEKERQEQLQKEQEKAFFAQLQLDEETGEFLPIQPAQHIQSETSGSANYSQVAHIPKSDALYFDDCMQLLAQTFPFVDDNEVSSATFQSLVPDIPSHIESPVFIGTNQAQSRETSVAQAAPVDLDGMQQDIEQVWEELLSIPELQCLNIENDKLVETTMVPSPEAKATEVDNYHFYSSISSMEKEVGNCSPHFLNAFEDSFSGILSTEDPNQLTVNSLNSDATVNTDFGDEFYSTFIAEPGISNSMPSPATLSHSLSELLNGPIDVADLSLCKAFNQNHPESTAEFNDSDSGISLNTSASVASPEHSVESSSYGDTLLGLSDSEVEELDSAPGSVKQNGPKTQPVHSSGDVVQPLSPSQGHSTPMHDAQCENTPEKELPVSPGHQKTPFTKDKHSSRLDAHLTRDELRAKALHIPFPVEKIINLPVVDFNEMMSKEQFNEAQLALIRDIRRRGKNKVAAQNCRKRKLENIVELEQDLDHLKDEKEKLLKEKGENDKSLHLLKKQLSTLYLEVFSMLRDEHGKPYSPSEYSLQQTRDGNVFLVPKSKKPDVKKN, from the exons ATGGATTTGATTGATATACTTTGGAGGCAAGATATAGATCTTGGGGTAAGTCGAGAAGTATTTGACTTCAGTCAGCGACGGAAAGAGTATGagctggaaaaacagaaaaaacttgaaaaggaaagacaagaaCAACTCcaaaaggagcaagagaaagcCTTTTTCGCTCAGTTACAACTAGATGAAGAGACAGGTGAATTTCTCCCAATTCAGCCAGCCCAGCACATCCAGTCAGAAACCAGTGGATCTGCCAACTACTCCCAG GTTGCCCACATTCCCAAATCAGATGCTTTGTACTTTGATGACTGCATGCAGCTTTTGGCGCAGACATTCCCGTTTGTAGATGACAATGAG GTTTCTTCGGCTACGTTTCAGTCGCTTGTTCCTGATATTCCTAGCCACATCGAGAGCCCAGTCTTCATTGGTACTAATCAGGCTCAGTCACGTGAAACTTCTGTTGCTCAGGCAGCCCCTGTTGATTTAGACGGTATGCAACAGGACATTGAACAAGTTTGGGAGGAGCTATtatccattcctgagttacag TGTCTTAACATTGAAAATGACAAGCTGGTTGAGACTACCATGGTTCCAAGTCCAGAAGCCAAAGCGACAGAAGTTGACAATTACCATTTTTACTCATCTATCTCTTCAATGGAAAAAGAAGTAGGTAACTGCAGTCCACATTTTCTTAATGCTTTTGAGGATTCCTTCAGCGGCATCCTCTCCACAGAAGACCCCAACCAGTTGACAGTGAACTCATTAAATTCAGATGCCACAGTCAACACAGATTTTGGTGATgaattttattctactttcatAGCCGAGCCTGGTATCAGCAACAGCATGCCTTCACCTGCTACTTTAAGCCATTCACTCTCTGAACTTCTAAATGGGCCCATTGATGTTGCTGATCTATCACTTTGCAAAGCTTTCAACCAAAACCACCCTGAAAGCACAGCAGAATTCAATGATTCTGATTCTGGCATTTCACTGAACACAAGTGCCAGTGTGGCATCACCAGAACACTCAGTGGAATCTTCCAGCTATGGAGACACACTGCTTGGCCTCAGTGATTCTGAAGTGGAAGAGCTAGATAGTGCCCCTGGAAGTGTCAAACAGAATGGTCCTAAAACACAACCAGTACATTCTTCTGGGGATGTGGTACAACCCCTGTCACCATCTCAGGGGCATAGCACTCCCATGCATGATGCCCAGTGTGAGAACACACCAGAGAAAGAACTGCCTGTAAGTCCTGGTCATCAAAAAACCCCATTCACAAAAGACAAACATTCAAGCCGCTTGGATGCTCATCTCACAAGAGATGAACTTAGGGCAAAAGCTCTCCATATCCCATTTCCTGTAGAAAAAATCATTAACCTCCCTGTTGTTGACTTCAACGAAATGATGTCCAAAGAGCAATTCAATGAAGCTCAACTTGCATTAATTCGAGATATACGTAGGAGGGGTAAGAATAAAGTGGCTGCTCAgaattgcagaaaaagaaaactggaaaatatagTAGAACTAGAGCAAGATTTAGAtcatttgaaagatgaaaaagaaaaattgctcaaagagaaaggagaaaatgacaAAAGCCTTCATCTGCTGAAGAAACAACTCAGCACTTTGTATCTCGAAGTCTTCAGCATGCTACGTGATGAGCACGGAAAACCTTATTCTCCTAGTGAATACTCCCTGCAGCAAACAAGAGATGGCAATGTTTTCCTTGTTCCCAAAAGTAAGAAGCCAGATGTTAAGAAAAACTAG